Within the Candidatus Saccharibacteria bacterium oral taxon 488 genome, the region AGTGTAGTCGTCAATTGGGTTAATTTCTGAAAAGATTTCGCTCAAACCATCCTCGACGAACCAGCGCCACGAGTCCTCTTGGTGAGCGATGAGATTTGGCATGGCGATCGCACTGTCTGTTCCAGTGAAAAAGACGCGCGCGCCACGAGTGGTCTGTTGAGCCACAGGCGTTACTCCTCGCATTGATTAATAATTGGTGATCACGGCCGGAAGATCTCTTAGTCTCAGCACGAGCCCGAGGTTTGCCCGCCCATCAAGCTCGCCCCTCGCTAAAACTACACTACTTCACTGTGACACATTATGACGCATAGAACGATGAATTGCAAGAGAAAAATAATGAAAAATTGACTATTGTTAAGCAGCGGCTAGTTCTAAACGAAGGCACACTTCACCCAGTAATCTAGCTGCACGCTCACCGTCAGTGATCGTCGCTAACCATTCCCAGCTTCCATCGGTTTGAAGTTGCGCCGTATGTAGTCGATAATTACCAGCGACACCGCCAACCGAGTCACGTTTGACAATACGGCTAACTTGGTGATTTTGCGGATTAATATCTTTGACGTGACCCGGTAGTAGTAGAGCCCGCTCGTCAATATACATACCAAGATATGTTGGCCGACTATTTGGCCCAGTCTCATGATTAAGTACCGCATTTACCAGTCCCCGAAACAGATCCCAGCGTTTCATATTTCTAGCCCCATACCGCTCGAGATATATCAGATTATTATCCTGTACATCCGGAATATCTGAGGCCAAGCCTAAGGCGTCGGTTCGACCTACACTTGCTGCCGCCTTGATTGACGCATCTGCGAGCGCAACATAGATACCACCCTCGGCAAGATCGGCTTGCCTCCGAAGTACTTCGGGCGTAAACTGTTCAGATTGATACAATCGCCTTGTCTCGCAAGCGCTGATATCTGGCTTCACATGTACGAGAGACTCAACCCACAAGTGGCGTAGCTCATCACACAATGAATCGGTAATATCACCACCACTTAATCGAACTGTCTCGATCATGTCCTCTCCTGTTTATGAAAATATACTACAAGTATCGAGTAATGCTGTCAAGAATCCGCGCGTGCACTTCCTTCGGCGTGCCGGTGGCTGACAATAGCGGGATATTTCGCTCGGCGGCGATGGCCTCATAGGCGTGGTTAACCCTGTCCTGAAACGACTGCTCACGCGACTCAAATGTATCAGGATGAGCGATGCGCCCGCGCTCCGCGATGCGCTGCTGGCGCTGGGCGTCGCTGAGTGTCAAGACCACCATCGCGTCCGGCTGCAGGTATCGCTCGTCGGTAAATAGCTTCGTCATCCGCATAATCTCCTCCGCATCCAGCCCGTCGCCATAGCCCTGATAAGCCAGTGTCGAGATGTAATTACGCGCGCTGAGGACGATCTCGCCGCGCTGTAGGGCTGGCTGGATCTTTTCGCGCCACAACTCGCGCCGCGCCGCCGAAAATAACGCTAGGTTAATTTCGCTAGAGCGCACTAGATTGCCATTTTTGACAATGCGCCTCAGTTCATTGGCTACCGGCGTCGACTTTTCTGGATCGTCACTGCCTGGCTCTTCGACCACACACACGACACGGCCGCGCTCCCGGAAATAATCCGCCAGCATGGCTACTTGCGTTGACTTGCCGGTGCCGTCGTTGCCTTCGATGACGATGTATCGACCGGGACGGCTCATTTGATACCCTTGCCTAGGCCATTAATAATCGCCGGAGCATGACGCCGATCCTTGAATGCCCGCGGCAGCATCGTTTCTGGACGCCAGCTATGGATAAGCTCGGCGAGATCGTCGGTGTGCTGATACTTGCCGCTCATGCCGCCACGCCCGCCGGCGTAACCGCCGTCCACCGGCCCGGTCTGGTGAAAAATTAATTGCCCGATGCGCTCGCCAACTGGCAAGACCACGCTTTCGTGCTTGTTCAAATTGTAAATCTCGAGCGTAATCCGATTGATATAGCCCGGGTCGATCCAGCCGGCATCAAAACACACCGCCACACCATTACGGCCCCACGAGCTGCGGCTTTTCACCTCAGCTGCGCCGCCATGCGCCCGAATGCCCACGAACTCGTGGGTGTGCGCCAAGATCCGCTCGCCAGGACGCAGTACAATGATCGGATGCTCATCCGGAATATTACGAAACCGCGTAAAGCCGTTATGCTCGCACCACTCGGCATGCGGCATCGCCATCAGCGGCCCCTTGAAATACCGCGCTACCTCCGCTTCGTCAAATGGATTATAGACGCTTGACTGATCGTCAAATTCCTGTTTATAAAAATAATGTCCCAGCGTAAAATCCAAGCTAGCCTCTGACACATTGTCCGGATCAAATGGCGTACAGACGATCGTTCCCTCCTCGATCGCTGCCAAAATTTCCCGGTTTGAATACACGCTCATGCCGCGCCTCCTCTTGTTTATCTTACCTCACTCCCCCGAGTGATTCTATTATGACAACATTTACCCGCTCGGGCAAGC harbors:
- the tmk gene encoding dTMP kinase, encoding MSRPGRYIVIEGNDGTGKSTQVAMLADYFRERGRVVCVVEEPGSDDPEKSTPVANELRRIVKNGNLVRSSEINLALFSAARRELWREKIQPALQRGEIVLSARNYISTLAYQGYGDGLDAEEIMRMTKLFTDERYLQPDAMVVLTLSDAQRQQRIAERGRIAHPDTFESREQSFQDRVNHAYEAIAAERNIPLLSATGTPKEVHARILDSITRYL
- the dcd gene encoding dCTP deaminase; protein product: MSVYSNREILAAIEEGTIVCTPFDPDNVSEASLDFTLGHYFYKQEFDDQSSVYNPFDEAEVARYFKGPLMAMPHAEWCEHNGFTRFRNIPDEHPIIVLRPGERILAHTHEFVGIRAHGGAAEVKSRSSWGRNGVAVCFDAGWIDPGYINRITLEIYNLNKHESVVLPVGERIGQLIFHQTGPVDGGYAGGRGGMSGKYQHTDDLAELIHSWRPETMLPRAFKDRRHAPAIINGLGKGIK